The genomic window CGGCGGCGGCGTGGTGGGGGATCTCGCGGGTTTCGCCGCGGCCTCCGTGCTGCGCGGCCTGCCCTTCGTGCAGTGCCCCACCACGCTGCTGGCGCAGGTGGACAGTTCGGTGGGCGGCAAGACCGGCATCAACACCGCGCACGGCAAGAATTTGGTGGGCGCCTTCCACCAGCCGAAGCTGGTGCTGGCCGATACCGCCACGCTGGCCACCCTGCCGCCGCGCGAACTCCGCGCGGGCTGGGCGGAGGTGGCCAAGCACGGGCTGCTGCAAGGCCCGCTCTGGGATTGGTGCGAAGCCAATGGCGCCGCCACCATGCAGGGCGATGCCGCCGCGCTGACGCACGCCGTGCTGGAAAGCTGCCGCCTCAAGGCCGCCGTGGTGGCGGAGGATGAGTTCGAGACCAAGGCCGAGGGCGGCCGCGCGCTGCTCAACCTCGGCCACACCTTCGGCCACGCGCTGGAGGCCGAGTGCGGCTATGGCGGCGAATTGCTGCATGGCGAGGCGGTGGCGGTGGGCCTGGGCCTCGCCGCCGAGATCTCCGCGCGCATGGGGCTGTGCAGCCAGGAATGGCCCGGCCGCGTGCGCGAGCATCTGCGCGAGGTGGGGCTGCCCGCCCGCATCGCCTCCCTGTCGCGCGGGTTTTCCGCGACGCGACTCATCGCGCGGATGAAGGCCGACAAGAAGGCGCGCGATGGCGCCATGCGCTTCGTGCTGCTGCGCGGCGCCGGCGAGGCCTTCACCGATTCCTCGGTGCAGGAAGACGCCGTGCGCCGCCTGCTGATGGATGAAGGATGTTCCGAATGACCGATAAGAACCTGCAGGTCCTGCTGCGCCGCCGCCCCCAGGGCGCGCCCGTGCCCGAGGATTTCGAGGTGGTGGAAAACGCCATCCCCACCCCTGGCCCGGGCCAGGTGCTGGTCCGCGCGCATTTCCTCAGCCTCGACCCCTATATGCGCGGGCGGATGAGCGACGCGAAGAGCTACGCCAAGCCCGTGGAACTCGGCGCCGTCATGGAAGGCGCCACGGTGGGCGAGGTGGTCGCGTCCAACGACCCCGGCTTCAAGCCCGGCGATGTGGTGATGGGCGGCCAGGGCTGGCAGCGCTTCTGCGTGATGGACGCGGCGCGGCTGCGGAAGGTGGACACGAAGGTGGCGCCGCTTTCGGCCTATCTCGGTCTGCTGGGCATGCCGGGGCTGACGGCCTGGGTGGGGCTCGAGGATATCGGCACGCCCAAGGCCGGCGAGACGGTGGTGGTGAGTGCCGCCTCCGGCGCCGTGGGCCAGGTGGTGGGGCAGCTGGCCAAGGCGCGGGGCTGCCGCGTGGTGGGCATTGCGGGTGGCCAGGCCAAGTGCGACTTCGTGGTGAAGGAGCTGGGCTTCGACGCCTGCCTCGATCACCGCCAGCCGCTGAACCCGCAGCTCGACGCCGCCTGCCCGGATGGCATTGACGTCTATTGGGAGAATGTCGGCGGCCATGTGCAGGAGGCGGTCTTCCCCCGCTTCAATGATTTCGGCCGGATGGTGATGTGCGGGATGATCGCGCAATACAACATCGCCCCCGGCGCTGATGCGGCCGGCGCGCCGCCGGGCCCCAATCTCGGCCCCGTGGTGCGGAAGCGGCTGCGCATCCAGGGCTTCATCGTCAGCGACACCGGCTGGCCCCGCTATGACGCCTTCCTGGCGGAGATGACGCCGCTGATCGCCCAGGGGCGCATGCGCTGGCGCGAGGATGTGGCCGAGGGTCTGGCCGCCGCGCCGCGCGCCTTCATCGGCCTTTTGCAGGGCGAAAACTTCGGCAAGCTGGTGGTTCGCATCGGCTGAGTTGCGCGCGGGGCCGTGAGGCCCCGCGCAGGTTCTCTTCGACATAATTTGGGCGTTTTTTCGGAACCCGCACGCGGCTGGCGGGTTGGTTCAGCAAGGGCCGCCCACGCGGCGGCACCGTAGCGGGGGCCTCAGCCGAGGACGGCGACGCCCACCCCAAGACCAAGGGACCCGTGAACCAACGCGCCGCAAGGCGCGGAGGAAGAACTGCGGCCTCCGGGCCGCACAACTACACCCGTCTCGAGGAGAACAGTCATCATGAAGAAGCATTTCATCACCACCACGGCGCTCGCGGGCGTCTTCGCCATCGGCATCGCCGGCGCGCCTTTCGCGCAGGGCGTGAACCCGAGCTCCCCCGGCAGCGCCGCGGGCGGGACCATGGCGCAAGGTGGGACCCAGGGCGGCACGCAGGGCGGAACCGCTGGCACGCAGGGCGGCACCACCGCGCCGGGCGCCGGCCAGGCTGGCACCCAGCGCGGCCCGACTTCGCCTGACGCCCGCAGCGGCACGCTGGGCGGCGCGACCACGCCGGGCGGCCAGGCCGGCACGCAGGGCGGCACCACGACCCCCGGCGGCCAGACCGGCACGCAGGGCGGGCAGCACGGCACCCAGGGTGACGCCACGCGTCCCGGCCAGGGCACGCAGGGCGGGGCGGCTCAGCCTGGCGGCCAGCGCGGCACGCAGGGCGGTTCGCTGATGCAGGACCAGCAGACCTTCGCCCAGGCCACCACGCCCGACCAGACCGGCACGCAGCCCGGCCAGATGGGCGCCCAGCCCGGCATGAGCGGCGCGCCGCAGGCCGGCACCACCGGCCAGCGTGACCCCATGCGTCCGGGCGGCGCCGCTCCTGGCCAGCAGGCCACGATGAACGAGGAGCAGATCCGCGGCATGCTCTCCGCCCGCGGCTACACCGACATCAGCGGCATCGAGCGTGACGGTGATCACTTCAAGGTGAGCGAGGCCAAGCGTTATGGCCGCGACGTCGAGGACCTGCGCGTCAATGCCCGCACCGGCCAGGTGCAGGACGAGGCGCGGCTGAACGAGGACCAGGCCCGCAACCTGCTGGAGCAGCGCGGCTACACCGAGGTCAGCGACGTGTCCCGCGACGGCGACACCATCACCGCCCAGGCGAAGCGCGATGACCGCGAGATGCGCGTGCGCATTGACGGCAACACCGGCGCGGTGATGCCGCAGCCCGCCTCGAACTGAGGCACGGCACAGGCCGGGCGGGGATGTCCCTGCCCGGCCATTTACCATGAATGGCGTGTCCGAAACGGCAACCGATGCCCCCGCGGCGGCGCTACGCCCCTACGAGAGAGGACGCAGAACATGAACAACGAGATCACACGGCAACGCCCCGGGCGGGCCAGCCTGCTGGCCACCGCCGCGATCGGCGCGACACTCGCCTTCGGCTTCACCGGCATGGCCCAGGCCCAGCAGGCCCAGCCGCAGCAGGCCCCTGCCCAGGCGCAGCAGGGCCAGCAGCAGGCCGCGCAGCAGCTGCAGCAGGCCGAACAGCGCCTCCAGCGGGCGCAACAGCAATTCCAGGGCAGCGGCAATGCCCAGCCCCAGGCCGTGCAGCAGGCCCGCCAGGCCGTGCAGCAGGTGCAGCAGGCCATGGGGCAGGTGCCCGAGGCGCAGCGGCAGGAGCAGGGCTATCGCCTCGCCCAGCAGCATGTGGCCGCGGCGCAGCAGACCCTGCAGGGTGACAATGTCAACGCCCAGCAGGCCCGCACCGCCATCCAGAATCTTCTGGGCGTGATCCCCGGGATGCGCGCGCAGCTCGCCGGCGGGCCGCCCGCGCAAGGGCAGGCCCAGGCGCAGGCCCAGGGGCAGGCGGAAGGCGCGCGGGAATCCGCGGTGGTCGTGGAGCAGCCGACGGCGCAGCTTCAGGTCACGCAGCCGCCGCCGCAGGTGACCGTGACGCAGCCCGAGCCCGTGATCACGGTCATCGTGCCGCAGCCCGAGATCATCGTGCGCCAGCCCGCCCCGCAGGTGACGGTGCAGATGCCCGACCCGCAGGTGCAGGTGCAGCAGGAACAGCCGCGCGTGGCCCTGTCGGAAGCCGCGCAGCCGCAGGTGCGCGTCTCGGAAGGCCAGCCGCGCGTGCAGGTGCAGCGGGTGGAGCCGCGCGTGATCGTGCGCCAGGCCGAGGGCCAGCCGCAGATCCGCTACGAACAGCAGGGCGAGGCCACGGTGCGGCATGAGCGCCAGGCCGAGGCCCAGCAGCCCGACGCCGCGGCGCAGCAGCCCGCCCCGGCGCAGCAGGCCGAGGCCCAGCCCGCCCCGGCGCAGCCGCAGGCCGCGGCTGGCGTGCCGCTGGAGCAGGCTTCGGCCCTGGTTGGCACGAATGTCGTCGGTGCCAATGGCCGTGACGCCGGCGAGATCGAGAACCTCCTGGTGGACAGCCAGGGCGTCGTTCGCGCCGCCGTGGTGGAGTGGGGCGGGTTCCTCGGGATCGGTGCGCGCCAGGCGGTGGTGCCGATCGAGAACATCAACATCAATGGCGAGCGCGCCGAGATGAACCTCACGCGCCAGCAGCTTGAGCAGCTGCCCCGCTATGAGCGCGGGAACGTGGCCGAGGTTGGCCAGCAGCGCGGCTGGGATGGCGTGCGGATGTACCGCTAGCGTCTGATCCGCGTAGGCGAAGCCGGAGCGGTGAATCAGCCGCGCTGAAACCGGTCCGCGCGATAGGGCGAGGGGTCCAGGAAGGGCCCCTCGCCCACCATCATTTCCGCCAGCAGTCGCCCCGTGCTGGGGCCGAGGGTGAAGCCCTGGTGCGCGTGTCCGAACGCGCACCAGGCATTCGCCTGTCCGGGCATGGGCCCGATGACGGGCAGCATGTCGGGCGTGCAGGGGCGGACACCCATCCAGGGCGTCTCCTCCACCGCCTCCGCCAGCGGCAGCAGGCCGCGCGCGATGGGCTCGGCGCGGGCCAGTTGCACGGGTGTGGGCGGGGCTTCGTCGCGCGTGAATTCGGCGCCCGTGGTCAGCCGCACGCCGGCCCGCATGGGGGCGAGCAGGAAGCCGCTGCCCACATCCAGGATGGGCCGGTTCAGCACCGCATTGCCCTCCATCCGGAAATGCCGGTGATAGCCACGCTTGCCGAAGAGCGGCGGCGCATAGCCCAGCTTGCCCGTGACGCGCCCCGCCGCGGCGCCCAACGCCACCACCACATGCGCCGCCTCCTCGCCGCCCGCGCGCCAGCCGCTGCCCGCGCGTTCCAGCGTGGTGGCATCGCCGCGCAGGAAGCGGCCGCCCGCCTCCTCGAAGCGGCGCAGGTAGGACAGCGTCAATGCGTGCGGGTCGCTGACCGAGACAGGGTCGGTGAAATGGATGGCGCCGAGGCGTGACACCTTCAGATGCGGCTCGGCCGCCGCCAACGCGGCACTGTCCAGCAGGGTGTAGTTGATGCCGAAACCCTGGCGCGCCGCCTCGGCCTGGGCCAGCGCGGCGTCGAGCTTGGCCTGGTCGTTGTAGAGCCGCATCCAGCCGATGGGCCGCATCAGCGCCATGGCCTCGGTGTCCCGTGCCAAGGCCATGTGCTCATCCAGGCAGGTCGCGATCAGCGCCGCATGGCCCGCGACGGCGGCGGCGTAGCGGCGTGGCTCCGAATGCCACCAGTAGCGCAGCAGCGGTGTCGCGAGGCCGGGCAGCGCGGAGGGGTGATAGGCCACCTCCACCGTGCGGTTGGACGCCATGCGGCGGAGTTCGGAAAACTCGCGCGGGAAGGGGTGGGGAAAGACCGCCTCGCGCTGGATCAGCCCGCCATTGCCGAAGGAGGCGCCTTCGCCCGCGCCATCGCGGTCCAGCAGCGCCACATCCCAGCCGCGCCGTTGCAGATGCAGCGCCACCGAGACGCCCACCATTCCCGCCCCCAGCACCAGCGCCGAATTCGCCATCGCCAACCACCCGTTCCGCACGGCGCCACGCTGCGGAAAACAGCACGGCGCGACAAGCCCTGGAGGGGCAACCCTATCGCCCCGCGCCCGTTTTTTCCGGAACACGGAAAGGAGACGCCGCCATGCAGGGCCTCAAGCGCGCCAGCCTCGCCGACACCATCGCGACCCTCGCCGAGGTCATCGGCCCCACCTTCGCCAAGGGCGTCATCATCCGCCGCCCCAAGGTCACGCGCCTGGCGGAGCGGCTGGACCTCGACAGCCGCGGCGTGCGCCGCATGCAGAAGCTGCGCGCGACCTATGGCACGGGCCCGCTGGTGATGAACCTGCCCTTCCGCACCCAGGTGCTGGTGCTGGCGCCGGAGGATGTGCACCGCGTGCTGGGCGACACGGAGGTCTTCTCGCCCGCCAGCCGCGAGAAGCGCGCGGCGCTGGCGCATCTGGAGCCGCATGCCTCCTTGATCTCGGAGGGGCCGGACCGCGCCGTGCGCCGCCGCTTCAACGAGGAGGTGCTGGACAGCCAGCACGACGTGCACCGCATGGCCGCGCAATTCGTGGCCGTGGCGGAGGAGGAGGCAAGCCGCCTGCTGCGCGAGACGGGCACACATGGGGACCTGGAATGGGGCCCCTTCAACGCCGCCTGGCACGCCATGGTCCGCCGCGTCACCCTGGGCGAGGCGGCGCGCGACGACGAGGCCGTGACGGAGATGCTGGCCAAGCTGCGCCAGGCCGCGAACTGGGCCTTCCTGCACCCACGCCGGAGGGGGCTGCTGGCGGAGTTCCACGCGCGCGTGGACCATTACCTGCAACGCGCCGAGCCCGGGACGCTCGCCGCCATGATCGCGGCCGCCGACAAGCAGGGGAATGAGGCGCCCTCGCACCAGGTGGCGCACTGGCTCTTTGCCTTCGAGCCGGGGGCGATGGCGGCCTTCCGCGCCCTGGCCCTGCTGGCCGCGCACCCGGACGGCATGGCGCGCGCGCGCGAGGATGTGGCGACGGCCGAGACGCGCGCGAAGCTGCCCTATCTGCGCGGCACGGTGCTGGAGGCGCTGCGCCTCTGGCCCACCACCCCCGTCATCCTGCGCGAGACGCGGCAGGAGACGTCCTGGGGCGCGGACAGCCTGGCGCGCGACGCGCACCTCATCATCTACGCGCCCTTCTTCCACCGCGACGACGAGACGCTGGACAACGCCCACCGCTTCGACCCGGAGCAATGGCAGAACCGCCCGCGCGAGGGCGGCTGGCCCCTCATTCCCTTCAGCGGCGGCCCGGGCATCTGCCCGGCGCGGCACCTGGTGCCCATGCTGGCGAGCGCGGTGCTGGCGCCCATCATCATGGCGCGCGACGTGTCGGTGGTGGAGCCGCGGACGCTCGATCCCGGCAAGCCCATGCCGGGCTTGCTGGATGCGTTCAGCCTGCGCCTGCGCCTCGCCCCCCGCGCGGAGGCGTAGCGCTCAGCGCCGCGGCGGCGGCTTGCGGCCCGCGGGACGGCCCCCTGGGCGATCCAGGTTCTGCATCGGCTCCACGCGGATATTCGCATCCTCGCCCACGGCGCGGCGCGCGGCGGTGGCGAAGCGGCCGGCGGCATAGGGCGCCACCTCGAACTGCGTCTCGCGCTCCATGATCCGCATGCGGCCGATTTCCTGCCGCGTCACATGGCCACGGCGGCAGAGGAAGGGCAGCAGCCAGCGCGGATCGGCGTTCTGCGCGCGGCCCACATCCATGCGGAACCACACGCCCTGGCCGCCGCCCTCTTCCGGGGTGGGGCGCGGGTCGCGCGGCCCGGAGTCGCGCGGAAAGGTGCCGCGCGGGGCGGGGCGTTCCTGGATTTCGGACAGTTCCTCCGGCGCCGGCAGCGGCGCGCGCAGCACGCGCACCAGCGCGGCGGCCAGCGCCTCCGTCCCGCGCCCGGACAGCGCCGGTTCGGCCAGCAGGCGCCGCGCGATGGCGAGGTCCTGTTCCGCTGGTTCCTCGGCGGCCAGCGCCAGGGCCTGTTCCGCCAGGCGCTCGGCATCGCGCGCGCGGATGGCCTCGGCCGAGGGCGCGGGGCCCCAGCTCGCCTTCACCTTCGCCGCCTGCAACAGCCGCTCCGCGAGGCGCCGGCGGATGTGCGGCACCAGAAGCAGGCTGACACCCTTGCGCCCGGCGCGCCCCGTGCGGCCGCTGCGATGGAGCAGCGTCTCCGGGTCGCGCGGCAGTTCCGCATGGATGACGAGGCCGAGATCGGGCAGGTCAATGCCGCGCGCGGCCACGTCGGTCGCCACGCAGATGCGCGCGTGCCCGTCGCGCAGGCTTTGCAGCGCGCGCAGCCGCTCGGTCTGGGAGAGCTCGCCGGAAAGCGCCACGGTGGAGAAGCCGCGTTCCGACAAATTGCCGCGCAGCCGCGCGACCGTGGCACGCGTGGCGCAGAAGATCATGGCGATGCGCGGGTTCTCCAGG from Roseococcus microcysteis includes these protein-coding regions:
- a CDS encoding NADP-dependent oxidoreductase; this encodes MTDKNLQVLLRRRPQGAPVPEDFEVVENAIPTPGPGQVLVRAHFLSLDPYMRGRMSDAKSYAKPVELGAVMEGATVGEVVASNDPGFKPGDVVMGGQGWQRFCVMDAARLRKVDTKVAPLSAYLGLLGMPGLTAWVGLEDIGTPKAGETVVVSAASGAVGQVVGQLAKARGCRVVGIAGGQAKCDFVVKELGFDACLDHRQPLNPQLDAACPDGIDVYWENVGGHVQEAVFPRFNDFGRMVMCGMIAQYNIAPGADAAGAPPGPNLGPVVRKRLRIQGFIVSDTGWPRYDAFLAEMTPLIAQGRMRWREDVAEGLAAAPRAFIGLLQGENFGKLVVRIG
- a CDS encoding PRC-barrel domain-containing protein, whose translation is MNNEITRQRPGRASLLATAAIGATLAFGFTGMAQAQQAQPQQAPAQAQQGQQQAAQQLQQAEQRLQRAQQQFQGSGNAQPQAVQQARQAVQQVQQAMGQVPEAQRQEQGYRLAQQHVAAAQQTLQGDNVNAQQARTAIQNLLGVIPGMRAQLAGGPPAQGQAQAQAQGQAEGARESAVVVEQPTAQLQVTQPPPQVTVTQPEPVITVIVPQPEIIVRQPAPQVTVQMPDPQVQVQQEQPRVALSEAAQPQVRVSEGQPRVQVQRVEPRVIVRQAEGQPQIRYEQQGEATVRHERQAEAQQPDAAAQQPAPAQQAEAQPAPAQPQAAAGVPLEQASALVGTNVVGANGRDAGEIENLLVDSQGVVRAAVVEWGGFLGIGARQAVVPIENININGERAEMNLTRQQLEQLPRYERGNVAEVGQQRGWDGVRMYR
- a CDS encoding NAD(P)/FAD-dependent oxidoreductase, with product MANSALVLGAGMVGVSVALHLQRRGWDVALLDRDGAGEGASFGNGGLIQREAVFPHPFPREFSELRRMASNRTVEVAYHPSALPGLATPLLRYWWHSEPRRYAAAVAGHAALIATCLDEHMALARDTEAMALMRPIGWMRLYNDQAKLDAALAQAEAARQGFGINYTLLDSAALAAAEPHLKVSRLGAIHFTDPVSVSDPHALTLSYLRRFEEAGGRFLRGDATTLERAGSGWRAGGEEAAHVVVALGAAAGRVTGKLGYAPPLFGKRGYHRHFRMEGNAVLNRPILDVGSGFLLAPMRAGVRLTTGAEFTRDEAPPTPVQLARAEPIARGLLPLAEAVEETPWMGVRPCTPDMLPVIGPMPGQANAWCAFGHAHQGFTLGPSTGRLLAEMMVGEGPFLDPSPYRADRFQRG
- a CDS encoding cytochrome P450, translating into MQGLKRASLADTIATLAEVIGPTFAKGVIIRRPKVTRLAERLDLDSRGVRRMQKLRATYGTGPLVMNLPFRTQVLVLAPEDVHRVLGDTEVFSPASREKRAALAHLEPHASLISEGPDRAVRRRFNEEVLDSQHDVHRMAAQFVAVAEEEASRLLRETGTHGDLEWGPFNAAWHAMVRRVTLGEAARDDEAVTEMLAKLRQAANWAFLHPRRRGLLAEFHARVDHYLQRAEPGTLAAMIAAADKQGNEAPSHQVAHWLFAFEPGAMAAFRALALLAAHPDGMARAREDVATAETRAKLPYLRGTVLEALRLWPTTPVILRETRQETSWGADSLARDAHLIIYAPFFHRDDETLDNAHRFDPEQWQNRPREGGWPLIPFSGGPGICPARHLVPMLASAVLAPIIMARDVSVVEPRTLDPGKPMPGLLDAFSLRLRLAPRAEA
- a CDS encoding DEAD/DEAH box helicase, coding for MSFDHLPAPLQAALSGRGYAAPTPVQAAVLQPEAAGRDLLVSAQTGSGKTVAYGLALAPELLGEAARLPAAGAPLALVVAPTRELALQVKAELTWLYAPAGGRIVSCVGGMDPVAEKRLLMQGAHIVVGTPGRLRDHLERNNLAPAALRAVVLDEADEMLDLGFREELEAILDEVPAERRTLMFSATVPRGIAALAKSYQRDALRIEATSQGEAHGDIEYRAALVAPHELERAVVNVLRLENPRIAMIFCATRATVARLRGNLSERGFSTVALSGELSQTERLRALQSLRDGHARICVATDVAARGIDLPDLGLVIHAELPRDPETLLHRSGRTGRAGRKGVSLLLVPHIRRRLAERLLQAAKVKASWGPAPSAEAIRARDAERLAEQALALAAEEPAEQDLAIARRLLAEPALSGRGTEALAAALVRVLRAPLPAPEELSEIQERPAPRGTFPRDSGPRDPRPTPEEGGGQGVWFRMDVGRAQNADPRWLLPFLCRRGHVTRQEIGRMRIMERETQFEVAPYAAGRFATAARRAVGEDANIRVEPMQNLDRPGGRPAGRKPPPRR